In Acidianus brierleyi, one genomic interval encodes:
- the cobS gene encoding adenosylcobinamide-GDP ribazoletransferase, which translates to MKAFKGILAQLSFFTIIPSIKSDLETIARYSFLSPIFIGLITGIIDFASYLLLWNIIGILSKVLLFVIVEVVRGFNHLDGLLDISDALMVKGNMEKRIKAMKDVEVGSGGIGASLVYFSIMLVALLNLQYPSLYSFLVLISSEIACRSLGLLILSTLKPMENSYLGKIFNSYLSNKYALLLIQAIPFLLIIPLVLYIILYLIFYYIGKTSFHGSSGDLTGFVITLSFPLFLLANEKFCYLSSLLHYFGI; encoded by the coding sequence GTGAAAGCTTTTAAAGGAATATTAGCTCAATTATCGTTTTTCACTATTATTCCTTCTATAAAATCAGATCTAGAAACTATTGCAAGATATAGCTTTTTATCTCCAATTTTTATTGGTTTAATTACTGGAATAATAGATTTCGCTTCTTATCTTTTACTATGGAATATCATAGGAATTTTATCTAAAGTTCTATTATTTGTTATAGTTGAAGTGGTAAGAGGCTTCAATCATCTTGATGGATTACTGGATATTTCGGATGCGCTGATGGTCAAGGGTAACATGGAAAAACGAATAAAAGCTATGAAAGATGTTGAGGTCGGTTCTGGAGGAATAGGTGCCTCTTTGGTATATTTTTCCATTATGCTAGTTGCATTGTTAAATTTACAGTATCCTTCATTATATTCCTTTTTGGTTTTAATATCTTCAGAAATTGCTTGTAGATCATTAGGATTATTAATTTTATCAACGTTAAAACCTATGGAGAATAGTTATCTTGGAAAAATATTCAATAGCTATCTATCTAATAAGTATGCTTTATTACTAATCCAAGCTATTCCTTTTCTTCTAATAATACCATTAGTTTTGTACATTATTCTTTATCTAATTTTCTATTATATAGGAAAAACATCTTTTCATGGATCTTCTGGTGATCTAACTGGGTTTGTGATAACTTTATCTTTCCCCTTATTTTTATTAGCTAATGAAAAGTTTTGTTACTTGTCTTCATTGCTGCACTATTTTGG